A genomic region of Solidesulfovibrio sp. contains the following coding sequences:
- the nikR gene encoding nickel-responsive transcriptional regulator NikR, which yields MGQTIRFGVSLNSELLEKFDALCDEKSYQTRSEAIRDLIRGVLVQKEWEQTDKEVAGVLTLVYDHHTSDLAQRLIEIQHEDHEVILCTMHVHIDHHNCLEALALKGPGEAVQKLSQKLISTRGVKYGKLTLATTGQEIV from the coding sequence ATGGGACAGACCATCCGTTTCGGTGTATCGCTCAATTCCGAACTGCTTGAGAAATTCGACGCCCTTTGCGACGAAAAAAGCTACCAGACCCGTTCCGAGGCCATCCGCGACCTCATCCGGGGCGTTTTGGTGCAAAAGGAGTGGGAGCAGACCGACAAGGAAGTGGCCGGCGTGCTGACGCTGGTCTACGACCACCACACCTCGGACCTGGCCCAGCGCCTGATCGAAATCCAGCACGAGGACCACGAGGTGATCCTTTGCACCATGCACGTGCACATCGACCACCACAACTGCCTGGAGGCCCTGGCCCTCAAGGGCCCGGGCGAGGCCGTGCAGAAGCTGTCGCAAAAGCTCATCTCCACCCGGGGCGTCAAATACGGCAAGCTCACCCTGGCCACCACCGGCCAGGAGATCGTTTAA
- a CDS encoding ATP-binding protein yields the protein MPDFGLLTANCEQILQVAPVSVMLIDAEGVITFVNDWHLANFARGKRDRDFFIGKKLQDLPGIVSAGLAEDIRAILAGRTIHLEAYYTNECSGGQSAYQNLRGIPVREGGRIVGGIVIREDVTRLVMAQHLLTENQAIFKALLDAPHDSIILSDLDAYILILNEEAAKRRGKTVDALIGSSLYRYLPPEVAEVRRVHLQRAAATGKVVSYEERHGELTYLVSLCPIAGPEGRTILMASYSRDITALKETESQLRREKELAFSASQAKSQFLGNITHELRTPLNGIIGATQLALQGDDQEDQRELWEIVEDSGKRLLAIVNNILELADIDAAAIEPVLSSCDVGELVASLARGYSVRAKVKNLDFSVRVDPRLPSRLVGDVFRLRQILSNLLDNALKCTRCGGIEIRVKLARTSRMELAPNYRTLLFMVRDTGIGIAKELQGRIFEDFELAEHYLTKRLSGAGVGLSIARHLVEMLGGSIWVKSAPGHGSTFYFTIPFALPDYECRERAVVYASEDAVFSPAEHTVLLVEDERINRLTTVRTLSKLGYQSLEAVNGQEALAVLSRNTADLILMDIQMPVMDGIECARHIRNGEVPGLSKTIPIVALTAFANGKDRERFLRLGMNDYLAKPHTIEQLAEVLESNLRRGRGAGKVRLGA from the coding sequence ATGCCAGACTTCGGACTGCTCACTGCCAATTGCGAGCAAATCCTCCAGGTCGCCCCGGTGTCCGTCATGCTCATCGACGCCGAGGGCGTCATCACGTTCGTCAACGACTGGCACCTGGCCAATTTCGCCCGGGGCAAGCGCGATAGGGACTTCTTTATCGGCAAAAAGCTCCAGGACCTGCCCGGCATCGTCTCGGCCGGCCTGGCCGAGGACATCCGGGCCATCCTGGCCGGCCGGACCATCCACCTGGAGGCCTACTACACCAACGAATGCAGCGGCGGCCAATCCGCCTACCAGAACCTGCGCGGCATCCCGGTCAGGGAAGGCGGCCGCATCGTGGGCGGCATCGTCATCCGCGAGGACGTGACCCGGCTGGTCATGGCCCAGCACCTGCTGACGGAAAACCAGGCCATCTTCAAGGCCCTGCTCGACGCGCCCCACGATTCCATCATCCTGTCCGACCTCGACGCCTATATCCTCATCCTCAACGAGGAAGCCGCCAAGCGGCGCGGCAAAACCGTGGACGCCCTCATCGGTTCGAGCCTCTACCGCTACCTGCCGCCCGAGGTGGCCGAGGTGCGGCGCGTCCATCTGCAGCGGGCGGCGGCCACCGGCAAGGTCGTCTCCTACGAGGAACGCCACGGCGAACTGACCTACCTGGTCAGCCTGTGCCCCATCGCCGGCCCCGAGGGCCGCACGATCCTCATGGCCAGCTATTCCCGGGACATCACGGCGCTTAAGGAGACGGAAAGCCAGCTGCGCCGGGAAAAGGAGCTGGCCTTTTCGGCCAGCCAGGCCAAGTCGCAGTTTCTGGGCAACATCACCCACGAGCTGCGCACGCCCTTAAACGGCATCATCGGCGCCACCCAGCTGGCCCTGCAGGGCGACGACCAGGAGGATCAGCGGGAGCTGTGGGAAATCGTCGAGGATTCGGGCAAGCGGCTTCTGGCCATCGTCAACAACATCCTGGAGCTGGCCGACATCGACGCGGCGGCCATCGAGCCGGTCCTTTCGTCCTGCGACGTGGGGGAACTGGTGGCATCCCTGGCCCGGGGCTATTCGGTGCGGGCCAAGGTGAAGAACCTGGATTTTTCCGTGCGCGTCGATCCCCGCCTGCCGTCGCGGCTCGTGGGCGACGTGTTCCGGCTGCGCCAGATTCTGTCCAACCTCCTGGACAACGCGCTCAAATGCACCCGCTGCGGCGGCATCGAGATCCGGGTCAAGCTGGCGCGCACCAGCCGCATGGAGCTCGCGCCCAATTACCGCACGCTGCTGTTCATGGTCCGCGACACCGGCATCGGCATCGCCAAGGAGCTGCAGGGCCGCATCTTCGAGGATTTCGAGCTGGCCGAGCACTACCTGACCAAGCGCCTCAGCGGCGCCGGGGTGGGGCTGTCCATCGCCCGGCACCTGGTGGAGATGCTCGGCGGTTCCATCTGGGTCAAGAGCGCGCCGGGGCACGGCAGCACCTTTTATTTCACCATTCCCTTCGCCCTGCCGGACTACGAATGCCGCGAGCGCGCCGTGGTCTACGCCAGTGAGGACGCGGTCTTCTCCCCGGCCGAGCACACGGTGTTGCTGGTGGAGGACGAGCGCATCAACCGCCTGACCACGGTGCGCACCCTGTCCAAGCTCGGCTACCAGAGCCTGGAGGCGGTCAACGGCCAGGAAGCCCTGGCGGTCCTGTCCCGCAACACGGCCGACCTCATCCTCATGGACATCCAGATGCCGGTCATGGACGGCATCGAATGCGCCCGGCACATCCGCAACGGCGAGGTGCCCGGCCTGAGCAAGACCATCCCCATCGTGGCGCTTACGGCCTTTGCCAACGGCAAGGATCGGGAACGCTTCCTGCGCCTGGGCATGAACGACTACCTGGCCAAGCCCCACACCATCGAACAGCTGGCCGAAGTGCTGGAGTCCAACTTGAGGCGCGGCCGCGGGGCGGGCAAGGTGCGGCTGGGGGCGTAG
- a CDS encoding methyltransferase domain-containing protein: MPNRCVEKPLLAATSTPPAWQRDTLRLTLAGREFVLRRDQDMEALWESLGREGFGEDERMPYWAEVWPASLLLAAWLGARRAEIAGRRCLDIGCGMGLSALAGAACGARVAAVDHEEAAIVHAGRNAAANGLRLDLAVMDWRRPAFAPASFEVAWGSDILYETRFYDALVPFFRQLLAPGGRIWLSQPWRQVSEPVWGALAADGFRVDKLHEESVAFASTRSTVTLYEIGL; this comes from the coding sequence TTGCCCAATCGATGCGTCGAAAAGCCGCTTCTGGCCGCCACCTCCACGCCGCCGGCCTGGCAGCGGGACACCTTGCGCCTGACGCTGGCCGGTCGCGAGTTCGTGTTGCGCCGCGACCAGGACATGGAGGCGCTGTGGGAGTCGCTGGGCCGGGAGGGCTTCGGCGAGGACGAGCGCATGCCGTACTGGGCCGAGGTCTGGCCGGCCAGCCTGCTCCTGGCCGCCTGGCTGGGGGCGCGGCGGGCCGAGATCGCCGGCCGGCGCTGCCTGGACATCGGCTGCGGCATGGGGCTTTCGGCCCTGGCCGGGGCGGCTTGCGGCGCCCGGGTGGCGGCCGTGGACCACGAGGAGGCGGCCATCGTCCATGCCGGCCGAAACGCCGCGGCCAACGGCCTGCGCTTGGACCTGGCCGTCATGGACTGGCGGCGGCCCGCCTTCGCGCCGGCCAGCTTCGAGGTGGCCTGGGGCAGCGACATCTTGTACGAAACCCGGTTTTACGACGCGCTGGTGCCGTTTTTTCGGCAACTGCTCGCACCGGGCGGGCGCATCTGGCTGTCCCAGCCGTGGCGCCAGGTGTCGGAACCGGTCTGGGGGGCGCTTGCCGCCGACGGCTTTCGCGTGGACAAACTGCATGAGGAATCGGTCGCTTTCGCCAGCACCCGCTCGACGGTGACCCTGTACGAGATCGGCCTGTGA
- the folE2 gene encoding GTP cyclohydrolase FolE2 — MRDIQSGPPDVAMAVDRVGIKNFRLPLTVRDRAKGRQHTVAEVELSVDLPARFKGTHMSRFVEALSGFAGELDLLSFRGLLAEVRERLEAENAHMTLRFPYFLAKASPASGARALMDYACQVSGEFAGEQFRQTLTVAVPVMTVCPCSLAISERGAHSQRALVTIACRLSGFVWVEELVDIAEAAGSSPVYALLKREDEKHVTEQAFANPTFVEDVARRAARSLSAHPRVTWYRVEVESFESIHNHSAFAGIEGGNGGQGGDKPVCVRS; from the coding sequence ATGCGCGATATCCAAAGCGGCCCCCCGGACGTGGCCATGGCCGTGGACCGGGTGGGCATAAAAAATTTCCGGCTGCCGCTTACCGTGCGCGACCGGGCCAAGGGGCGCCAGCACACCGTGGCCGAGGTGGAGCTGTCCGTGGATCTGCCGGCCCGGTTCAAGGGCACGCACATGAGCCGGTTCGTGGAGGCGCTCTCGGGCTTTGCCGGCGAGCTGGACCTGCTGTCCTTCCGGGGGCTTCTGGCCGAGGTGCGCGAGCGCCTGGAGGCCGAGAACGCCCACATGACCCTGCGTTTCCCCTATTTCCTGGCCAAGGCCTCGCCCGCCTCCGGGGCGCGGGCGCTCATGGACTACGCCTGCCAGGTTTCGGGCGAGTTCGCGGGTGAACAATTCCGCCAGACCCTGACCGTGGCCGTGCCGGTCATGACCGTGTGCCCGTGTTCCCTGGCCATTTCCGAGCGGGGCGCCCACAGCCAGCGGGCGCTGGTCACCATCGCCTGCCGGCTTTCGGGCTTCGTCTGGGTGGAGGAGCTCGTCGACATCGCCGAGGCGGCCGGCTCCTCGCCGGTCTATGCGCTTTTAAAGCGCGAGGACGAAAAGCACGTGACCGAACAGGCCTTTGCCAACCCGACCTTCGTCGAGGACGTGGCCCGTCGGGCGGCCCGGTCCCTGTCGGCCCATCCCCGGGTCACCTGGTACCGGGTCGAGGTGGAAAGTTTCGAATCCATCCACAATCACAGTGCTTTCGCCGGCATCGAGGGGGGAAACGGCGGACAGGGGGGCGATAAGCCGGTTTGTGTTCGGTCCTGA
- the gcvPB gene encoding aminomethyl-transferring glycine dehydrogenase subunit GcvPB, whose amino-acid sequence MSTVFSKSRPGREGVWPDKPKTEPVDFIPAGLLRDGATGLPSLSELDVVRHFTGLSRKNYGVDGNFYPLGSCTMKYNPKFTEEVAALPGFARLHPLIPQLPGGGDMTAGALEVMYDMERLLCEITGMAAFTLHPMAGAHGELTGALMMAAYHADKGHKKTKIICPDSAHGTNPASAHIAGFDVVSIASKDGIIDPEALAAAMDDETAGVMMTVPNTLGLFERHLPEIVALCRKVDALLYYDGANLNAILGKLRVGDAGFDVVHLNLHKTFATPHGGGGPGSGPVGVSERLIPYLPVSRVEKDEAGRFSLSYDHPKSIGYVAPFYGNFGIVLRAYAYILRLGREGLIRVSESAVLAANYLRKRLAAAIEVPYDRTCMHEFVASAARLAADKHVRALDIAKALLDRGYHAPTIYFPLIVKEALMIEPTETESKDTLDAFVADLLDILAQAEADPEAVRACPTTLPVGRLDETRAARAMEITDDC is encoded by the coding sequence ATGAGCACCGTCTTTTCCAAATCCCGCCCCGGCCGCGAAGGCGTATGGCCGGACAAGCCCAAGACCGAACCGGTGGACTTCATCCCGGCCGGGCTATTGCGCGACGGCGCCACCGGCCTGCCGTCGCTGTCCGAGCTCGACGTGGTGCGCCACTTCACCGGGCTTTCGCGCAAGAACTACGGCGTGGACGGCAATTTCTATCCGTTGGGGTCGTGCACCATGAAGTACAACCCCAAGTTCACCGAGGAAGTGGCCGCCCTGCCCGGCTTCGCCCGGCTCCATCCGCTCATTCCCCAGCTCCCGGGCGGCGGCGACATGACCGCCGGGGCGCTGGAGGTCATGTACGACATGGAGCGGCTTCTCTGTGAAATCACCGGCATGGCCGCCTTCACCCTGCACCCCATGGCCGGTGCCCACGGCGAGCTCACCGGCGCCCTGATGATGGCCGCCTACCACGCCGACAAGGGGCACAAAAAAACCAAGATCATCTGCCCGGACTCGGCCCACGGCACCAACCCGGCCTCGGCCCACATCGCCGGCTTCGACGTGGTCTCCATCGCCTCCAAGGACGGCATCATCGACCCCGAGGCCCTGGCCGCCGCCATGGACGACGAGACCGCCGGCGTCATGATGACCGTGCCCAACACGCTCGGGCTTTTCGAGCGCCACCTGCCCGAGATCGTGGCCCTTTGCCGCAAGGTGGACGCGCTGCTCTACTACGACGGGGCCAACCTCAACGCCATCCTGGGCAAGCTGCGCGTGGGCGACGCCGGCTTCGACGTGGTGCACTTAAACCTCCACAAGACCTTCGCCACGCCCCACGGCGGCGGCGGCCCGGGCTCGGGGCCGGTCGGCGTCTCCGAGCGGCTCATCCCCTACCTGCCCGTTTCCCGGGTGGAAAAGGACGAGGCCGGCCGCTTTTCACTCAGCTACGACCATCCCAAATCCATCGGCTACGTGGCCCCGTTCTACGGCAACTTCGGCATCGTGCTGCGGGCCTACGCCTACATCCTGCGCCTGGGCCGCGAGGGGCTCATCCGGGTGTCGGAATCGGCGGTACTCGCCGCCAACTACCTGCGCAAGCGCCTGGCCGCGGCCATCGAGGTGCCCTACGACCGCACCTGCATGCACGAGTTCGTGGCCTCGGCGGCCAGACTCGCCGCAGACAAGCACGTCCGGGCCCTGGATATCGCCAAGGCGCTGCTCGACCGCGGCTACCACGCCCCGACCATCTACTTCCCGCTCATCGTCAAGGAAGCGCTCATGATCGAGCCGACCGAAACCGAGAGCAAGGACACCCTGGACGCCTTCGTGGCCGACCTGCTGGACATCCTGGCCCAGGCCGAGGCCGACCCCGAGGCCGTGCGCGCCTGTCCGACCACCCTGCCCGTGGGGCGCCTGGACGAGACCCGGGCCGCCCGGGCCATGGAGATCACCGATGACTGCTAG
- the gcvPA gene encoding aminomethyl-transferring glycine dehydrogenase subunit GcvPA has translation MPYIPHTPQEIREMLGVIGARDVSDLFAEIPQTLRPKTFNLPRGATEMAVRAAMEGLAAKNRTDMTSFLGGGFYDHFVPAASDYLLARGEFATAYTPYQPEASQGTLQAIFEYQTAVSRLFGMECANAGVYDGGTALYEALMMAVRHTRRKKAVVSQAVSPIYRIVLSTYTRNLGLELVTVPHKDGCDDMDALAGAIDDKTAAVVVQNPNFLGAVQDFTALFAAAAAKGALSILSGYPVLQTVLKTPGAMGADIATAEGQSLGLPLSFGGPYLGIMTCRKPLVRQMPGRIAGRTVDGAGRTGYVLTLQAREQHIRREKATSNICSNQALCALRALINVCLTGEEGLARQAALSIENAHYAAMKLAAVPGVRLLNDAPFGNEFAAVFPVKAKLVARKLMDEDIIPGFPLGRYYKGLENALLVCCTEKHERAEIDRLARRLGKLL, from the coding sequence ATGCCGTACATTCCGCATACCCCGCAAGAGATCAGGGAGATGCTTGGCGTCATCGGCGCGCGGGACGTGTCCGATCTTTTCGCCGAGATTCCCCAGACGCTTCGCCCCAAGACCTTCAATCTGCCGCGCGGGGCCACGGAAATGGCCGTGCGCGCCGCCATGGAAGGGCTCGCGGCCAAGAACCGCACCGACATGACGAGCTTTCTGGGCGGCGGTTTCTACGACCACTTCGTGCCGGCGGCCTCGGATTACCTGCTGGCGCGCGGGGAATTCGCCACCGCCTACACGCCCTACCAGCCCGAAGCCTCCCAGGGCACCCTGCAGGCCATCTTCGAGTACCAGACCGCCGTGAGCCGGCTGTTCGGCATGGAATGCGCCAATGCCGGCGTCTACGACGGCGGCACGGCCCTGTACGAGGCGCTCATGATGGCCGTGCGCCACACCCGGCGCAAAAAGGCCGTGGTCAGCCAGGCGGTCAGCCCCATCTACCGCATCGTGCTGTCCACCTACACCCGCAACCTCGGCCTGGAACTGGTCACCGTGCCCCACAAGGACGGCTGCGACGACATGGACGCCCTGGCCGGGGCCATCGACGACAAAACGGCCGCCGTGGTGGTGCAAAACCCCAATTTCCTCGGCGCGGTCCAGGATTTCACCGCCCTGTTCGCCGCCGCCGCCGCCAAGGGCGCCCTGTCCATCCTGTCGGGCTACCCGGTGCTCCAGACCGTGCTCAAGACCCCCGGGGCCATGGGCGCGGACATCGCCACGGCCGAGGGCCAGAGCCTGGGGCTGCCCCTGTCCTTCGGCGGGCCCTACCTCGGCATCATGACCTGCCGCAAGCCCCTGGTGCGCCAGATGCCCGGCCGCATCGCCGGCCGCACCGTGGACGGCGCCGGCCGCACCGGCTACGTGCTCACCCTGCAGGCCCGCGAACAGCACATCCGCCGCGAGAAGGCCACCTCCAACATCTGCTCCAACCAGGCGCTGTGCGCCCTGCGCGCGCTTATCAACGTCTGCCTGACCGGCGAGGAAGGCCTGGCCCGCCAGGCGGCCCTGTCCATCGAGAACGCCCACTACGCCGCCATGAAGCTGGCCGCCGTCCCGGGCGTGCGGCTTTTAAACGACGCCCCCTTCGGCAACGAGTTCGCGGCCGTCTTTCCGGTCAAGGCCAAGCTCGTGGCCAGAAAACTCATGGACGAGGACATCATTCCGGGCTTTCCGCTCGGCCGCTACTACAAGGGCCTGGAAAACGCCCTGCTCGTCTGCTGCACCGAGAAACACGAACGCGCCGAAATCGACCGTCTGGCCAGGCGGCTGGGGAAACTCCTATGA
- the gcvH gene encoding glycine cleavage system protein GcvH — translation MHKDLLYTKTHEWVRVEDEIAVIGITDFAQEQLGDITYVELPSVGDMLEAGQEMGSVESVKAASELYCPVSGEVIEVNEELESTPEKVNTDPFGEGWMLRLRLTAEPADLLSPEEYEEIAKSEH, via the coding sequence ATGCATAAGGACCTGCTCTACACCAAAACCCACGAATGGGTACGGGTCGAGGATGAGATAGCCGTGATCGGCATCACCGACTTCGCCCAGGAACAACTCGGCGACATCACCTATGTGGAACTGCCGTCCGTGGGCGACATGCTCGAAGCCGGCCAGGAGATGGGGTCCGTGGAGTCCGTCAAGGCGGCCAGCGAGCTCTACTGCCCGGTTTCCGGCGAGGTCATCGAGGTCAACGAGGAGCTGGAATCGACGCCGGAGAAGGTCAACACCGACCCCTTCGGCGAGGGTTGGATGCTGCGGCTGCGGCTGACGGCCGAGCCCGCCGACCTGCTGTCGCCCGAGGAATACGAGGAAATCGCCAAGTCCGAACACTAG